Proteins co-encoded in one Odontesthes bonariensis isolate fOdoBon6 chromosome 24, fOdoBon6.hap1, whole genome shotgun sequence genomic window:
- the ttc32 gene encoding tetratricopeptide repeat protein 32, which translates to MEEENSQILEDAHSEFNKRHFKQAEELYTKVISSCLQSRECEAGKLAAAYNNRGQIKYLRVDFHEAVEDYSSAIQADSQFEIPFYNRGLIHYRLGFFDDAKSDFQKALKLNPDFEDAKVSLQQTLLDQQQKINRGY; encoded by the exons ATGGAGGAAGAAAACTCCCAAATACTTGAAGATGCCCACTCTGAGTTCAACAAACGCCACTTTAAGCAGGCAGAGGAGCTGTATACAAAAGTAATCTCTTCCTGTTTACAGTCCAG GGAATGTGAAGCTGGCAAGTTGGCCGCAGCTTATAACAACCGCGGACAGATAAAGTACCTCCGGGTGGATTTTCATGAAGCAGTAGAAGATTACAGCTCAGCAATACAGGCTGACAGCCAGTTTGAAATCCCTTTCTACAACAGAGGACTCATCCACTATAGATTAG GTTTTTTTGATGATGCCAAGAGCGACTTCCAGAAAGCATTAAAGCTCAATCCAGATTTTGAAGATGCCAAAGTGAGCCTTCAGCAGACACTTCTGGACCAGCAGCAGAAGATAAACAGGGGATACTGA